A single genomic interval of Meles meles chromosome 9, mMelMel3.1 paternal haplotype, whole genome shotgun sequence harbors:
- the LOC123950293 gene encoding exosome complex component RRP43-like yields MAAGFKTVEPLEYYRRFLKENCRPDGRELGEFRTTTVNIGSISTADGSALVKLGNTTVICGIKAEFAAPPTDAPDKGYVVPNVDLPPLCSSRFRSEPPGKEAQVASQFIAYVTENSQIIQKEDLCISPGKLSWVLYCDIICLDYDGNILDACTFALLAALKNVQLPEVTINEETGLAEVNLKKKSYLNIRTHPVATSFAVFDDTLLIVDPTGEEEHLATGTLTVVMDEEGKLCCLHKPGGSGLTGAKF; encoded by the coding sequence ATGGCGGCCGGGTTCAAAACTGTGGAACCTCTGGAGTATTACAGGAGATTTTTGAAAGAGAACTGCCGTCCTGATGGAAGAGAACTTGGTGAATTCAGAACCACAACTGTCAACATAGGTTCAATTAGTACTGCAGATGGTTCTGCTTTAGTGAAGCTGGGAAATACTACAGTAATTTGTGGAATTAAGGCAGAATTTGCAGCGCCACCAACAGATGCCCCTGATAAAGGATATGTTGTTCCTAATGTGGATCTACCACCTCTGTGTTCATCGAGATTTCGGTCTGAACCTCCTGGAAAAGAGGCCCAAGTGGCTAGCCAGTTCATTGCATATGTCACTGAAAATTCACAGATAATTCAGAAAGAAGACTTATGCATTTCTCCAGGAAAGCTTTCTTGGGTTCTGTACTGTGATATCATTTGCCTTGACTATGATGGGAACATCTTGGATGCCTGTACATTTGCTTTGTTAGCAGCCTTAAAAAATGTACAGCTGCCAGAAGTTactataaatgaagaaactggttTAGCAGAAgttaatttaaagaagaaaagttatttgAATATTAGAACTCATCCAGTTGCAACTTCCTTTGCTGTATTTGATGACACTCTGCTCATAGTTGACCCTACTGGAGAGGAGGAACATCTGGCAACTGGAACCTTAACAGTAGTAATGGATGAGGAAGGCAAGCTATGTTGTCTTCACAAACCAGGTGGAAGTGGGCTGACCGGAGCTAAATTTTAG